The following proteins are encoded in a genomic region of Thermococcus pacificus:
- a CDS encoding PINc/VapC family ATPase: protein MKVFVADTSVIVDGRLTQFLSTLNEKVKVVIPEAVVAEIEHQANEGKAIGHVGLEELKKLRKMADEDRILLEFHGDRPELWQIRRAKAGEIDHMVREAARELGAILITCDQVQRDVAIAKGIEVIYLTAKKEIRHRLEDFFDETTMSVHLKGGLRPFAKKGRPGDWKLVPVRDEVLTDEELYEIADDIVERARRDPESFIEMDEPGATVVQLRNYRIVIAKPPFADRIEITAVRPVKKLSIEDYELSEKLLERLKDRAQGILIAGAPGEGKTTFAQALAEWYASMGRIVKTMEKPRDLQVSEEITQYTALNGRMELTGDILLLVRPDYTIFDEMRKTSDFKIYADLRLAGVGMVGVVHATKPIDAIQRFIGRVELGMIPQIVDTVIFIKAGRVEKVLTLEYLVKVPSGMKEEDLARPVIEVRDFETGELEYEIYTYGEEVSVVPVKKEEKAPALKLAERRLKQEIKKFLPDVYTEVEIVSPHKAVIYADEFDIPAIIGKKGKRITDLEKKIGISIDVKSFTEREAEKPKEKIPVEVEEKKKTIVLRVSPDYAKKPLKFYGGEQYVFTATPSKKGLVKVSKSTPIGKELKRLIDAGIPIWATT from the coding sequence ATGAAGGTGTTTGTTGCAGATACGAGCGTGATAGTTGACGGTCGCCTGACACAGTTCCTCTCAACGCTCAACGAAAAGGTTAAGGTGGTCATTCCGGAGGCCGTTGTAGCTGAGATTGAACACCAAGCCAACGAGGGGAAAGCTATTGGCCACGTGGGTCTGGAGGAGCTCAAGAAGCTCAGGAAAATGGCAGACGAGGACAGGATTCTCCTTGAGTTTCACGGCGACAGGCCGGAGCTCTGGCAGATAAGGCGCGCCAAGGCCGGGGAGATAGACCACATGGTGCGCGAGGCCGCGAGGGAACTCGGTGCAATCCTCATAACCTGCGACCAGGTGCAGAGGGATGTGGCGATAGCGAAGGGGATAGAGGTAATCTACCTCACCGCCAAAAAGGAGATTCGCCACCGCCTTGAGGACTTCTTCGATGAGACGACGATGAGCGTCCACCTCAAGGGTGGCCTGAGGCCCTTTGCCAAGAAAGGCCGCCCCGGCGACTGGAAGTTAGTTCCAGTCAGGGATGAGGTTCTGACAGATGAAGAGCTCTATGAGATCGCCGATGACATAGTCGAGAGGGCCAGACGCGATCCGGAGAGCTTCATCGAGATGGACGAGCCGGGGGCAACGGTAGTCCAGCTCAGGAACTACCGCATCGTTATAGCGAAGCCGCCATTCGCCGACAGGATAGAGATAACCGCGGTGAGACCCGTTAAGAAGCTCAGCATAGAGGACTACGAGCTGAGCGAAAAGCTCTTGGAGCGGTTAAAGGACAGGGCCCAGGGTATTTTGATCGCCGGTGCCCCGGGTGAGGGCAAAACGACCTTCGCCCAGGCTCTGGCGGAGTGGTATGCCTCCATGGGCAGAATCGTCAAGACCATGGAGAAGCCGCGCGACCTCCAGGTGAGCGAGGAGATAACGCAGTACACCGCCCTAAACGGCAGGATGGAGCTGACTGGAGACATACTCCTCCTCGTCAGGCCGGACTACACGATATTTGACGAGATGAGGAAGACGAGCGACTTCAAGATCTACGCCGATTTGAGACTGGCCGGCGTTGGAATGGTAGGCGTCGTCCACGCCACAAAGCCCATAGACGCGATTCAGCGCTTCATCGGCAGAGTCGAGCTCGGAATGATACCGCAGATAGTCGATACCGTGATATTCATCAAAGCCGGCCGCGTTGAGAAGGTTCTGACGCTGGAGTACCTCGTCAAGGTGCCGAGCGGCATGAAGGAGGAAGACCTCGCTAGACCAGTCATTGAGGTTAGGGACTTTGAGACCGGCGAGCTCGAGTACGAGATCTACACCTACGGTGAGGAGGTAAGCGTCGTCCCGGTAAAGAAGGAGGAGAAGGCCCCCGCTTTGAAGCTCGCCGAGAGGAGGCTCAAGCAGGAGATAAAGAAGTTCCTCCCGGACGTCTATACTGAGGTGGAGATAGTCAGCCCGCACAAAGCTGTTATCTATGCGGACGAGTTTGACATCCCGGCGATAATTGGGAAGAAGGGCAAGAGGATCACAGATCTGGAGAAGAAGATCGGCATAAGCATCGACGTCAAGAGCTTCACCGAGCGCGAGGCAGAGAAGCCAAAGGAGAAGATACCCGTTGAAGTCGAGGAGAAGAAGAAAACGATAGTGCTCAGAGTTTCACCCGACTATGCCAAGAAGCCGCTCAAGTTCTACGGCGGTGAGCAGTACGTCTTCACGGCGACGCCGAGCAAGAAGGGCCTCGTAAAGGTCAGCAAGAGCACGCCAATAGGCAAGGAGCTCAAGAGGCTCATCGACGCGGGCATACCGATATGGGCAACCACATGA
- a CDS encoding potassium channel family protein has protein sequence MEEWNEVEVPKNVKDIFIEMKNTAELMVDLAYSAALFKEKEMAEEVLELEEYLDILNYHLMVRAVLAARNMKEAEQITSILQMARSIDDISNAAADLAKMVLEEKIHPLITEVILESEETIGKIVVSPNSTLVGKSLEELDLSTNTGVWVIAIRRGKRWIFDPDEDTKIMPGDIIIGRGTRTALDYLREIARGVIKVMSNE, from the coding sequence ATGGAGGAATGGAATGAAGTTGAGGTTCCAAAGAACGTTAAGGACATCTTCATCGAGATGAAAAACACCGCGGAGCTTATGGTTGATCTTGCATATTCGGCTGCACTTTTTAAAGAGAAGGAGATGGCTGAAGAAGTTCTTGAGCTTGAAGAGTACCTGGACATCCTAAACTACCACCTGATGGTAAGGGCCGTTCTGGCGGCCAGAAACATGAAGGAAGCCGAACAGATAACTTCTATTCTCCAGATGGCCCGCTCAATAGACGACATATCAAACGCCGCCGCCGATCTGGCAAAAATGGTTCTGGAAGAGAAGATTCACCCCCTAATAACGGAGGTCATCCTTGAAAGTGAAGAGACCATCGGGAAGATAGTCGTTTCGCCAAACTCAACTCTCGTTGGAAAAAGCCTCGAGGAGCTGGATCTCTCCACAAATACTGGCGTCTGGGTTATTGCCATAAGAAGGGGGAAGAGGTGGATATTCGACCCCGATGAGGACACGAAGATAATGCCTGGAGACATAATCATCGGAAGGGGAACGAGAACAGCTCTGGACTATCTCAGGGAGATAGCCCGAGGAGTTATCAAGGTGATGTCCAATGAGTGA
- a CDS encoding cell wall-binding repeat-containing protein, whose protein sequence is MEWRKLGVMFIGFMFILGVIPDHVGYVSAADSSIAILVTDNEADLAIAYSVAALLDAKVIVSPWGTYDPAVSAEILSVEPGKVIIIGGPVAVPEDYNGDLDDFGIPYERWYGETRYETNLAVIEGLLEEFPGIYEGIDAVVVANGRDGLALKEYLKRVKTGSMGAYGSPLLILTDSGKLNETLEALGRFKGLKSLVYMGTFEGTAPIFPLNSEWLTDFARGRFGSELGVEEVAASLDPVTTGEVLKDVQNKTERAKELLDGLQIPAARKRLEMAESLIEQAWSEYNRGNYAEAYRLAMKASGDADFVIVMAYKEVMTIYQGSAQKRLERRLLQFEVMVRVLEKKGYDVSDVESLLQQARDALKRHDYSTVLNDLIPQIKAKLAEKTLRGHGASGTWPGQHGGGEGRRP, encoded by the coding sequence GTGGAGTGGAGGAAACTGGGCGTCATGTTCATCGGCTTTATGTTCATCCTGGGGGTGATCCCGGATCATGTCGGCTACGTCTCGGCGGCCGATTCGAGCATCGCAATCCTGGTAACGGATAACGAGGCAGACCTGGCGATAGCGTACAGCGTCGCGGCCCTGCTCGATGCTAAGGTCATAGTGAGCCCGTGGGGAACCTACGACCCTGCCGTCAGTGCGGAGATACTGAGCGTGGAGCCCGGAAAGGTCATCATAATCGGCGGCCCTGTGGCCGTACCCGAGGACTACAACGGGGACCTGGACGACTTTGGAATCCCCTACGAGCGCTGGTACGGGGAGACGAGGTACGAAACCAACCTGGCCGTCATCGAGGGGCTCCTGGAGGAGTTTCCAGGGATTTACGAAGGGATAGATGCTGTCGTCGTGGCCAACGGGCGGGACGGGCTCGCGCTGAAGGAGTACCTTAAGAGGGTAAAGACCGGTTCAATGGGAGCCTACGGGAGTCCCCTGCTCATCCTGACGGACTCCGGAAAACTGAACGAGACCCTGGAGGCTCTGGGGAGGTTCAAGGGGCTTAAGAGCCTGGTCTACATGGGGACTTTCGAGGGAACGGCCCCGATTTTTCCGCTGAACAGTGAGTGGCTGACCGATTTCGCCAGGGGGCGCTTTGGAAGCGAACTGGGCGTCGAAGAAGTGGCCGCGTCCCTGGATCCCGTAACCACGGGGGAGGTTCTGAAGGACGTCCAGAACAAAACTGAGAGAGCAAAGGAGCTCCTCGACGGTCTCCAGATCCCCGCGGCCAGGAAGAGGCTGGAGATGGCAGAGAGTCTGATCGAGCAGGCCTGGAGCGAATACAATAGGGGGAATTACGCCGAGGCGTACCGGCTCGCCATGAAGGCCAGCGGCGACGCGGATTTCGTCATAGTGATGGCATACAAGGAAGTTATGACGATATACCAGGGCTCCGCCCAGAAGAGGCTCGAGAGGAGGCTGCTTCAGTTTGAGGTCATGGTCAGGGTTCTCGAAAAGAAAGGTTACGACGTGAGCGACGTCGAGAGCCTGCTGCAGCAGGCCAGGGATGCACTCAAGAGGCACGACTACTCAACGGTGCTCAACGACCTGATACCGCAGATAAAAGCGAAGCTGGCCGAGAAGACCCTCAGAGGACACGGGGCGTCGGGAACCTGGCCGGGTCAGCACGGTGGAGGGGAAGGGAGGAGACCATAA
- the minD gene encoding cell division ATPase MinD encodes MGRLISVASGKGGTGKTTTTANLAIALGKMGYRVCAVDADLTMANLSLVMGIDDADTTIHDVLAGMADINDAIYATTYENVHVIPAAIDWEHVIRADPRKLPDTIKPLKEKFDFVIIDSPAGLQMDAMNAMMSGEEVLLVTNPEISCLTDTMKVGMVLKRAGLAVLGFVLNRYGRSENDIPPDAAEEVMEIPLLEVIPEDPKVREATLEGVPVVEYAPNSPGAKAFMELAETIVRIAGLKARVMG; translated from the coding sequence ATGGGCAGGCTCATATCCGTGGCATCCGGCAAGGGCGGAACTGGAAAGACGACGACAACGGCAAACCTGGCGATAGCGCTCGGGAAGATGGGCTATAGGGTGTGCGCCGTCGATGCCGATCTCACGATGGCAAATCTGAGCCTTGTCATGGGGATAGATGACGCTGACACGACGATACACGACGTCTTGGCAGGTATGGCTGATATAAACGACGCGATATATGCCACGACCTATGAGAACGTCCACGTGATTCCGGCCGCGATAGACTGGGAGCACGTCATAAGGGCCGACCCGAGGAAGCTCCCGGACACCATCAAGCCCCTCAAGGAGAAGTTCGACTTCGTGATAATAGACTCACCCGCAGGCCTGCAGATGGACGCGATGAACGCCATGATGAGCGGGGAGGAGGTTCTCCTCGTCACGAACCCCGAAATTTCCTGCCTGACCGACACGATGAAGGTTGGCATGGTTCTGAAGAGGGCCGGCCTGGCAGTCCTAGGCTTCGTCCTCAACCGCTATGGGAGGAGCGAAAACGACATACCGCCGGACGCTGCAGAGGAGGTCATGGAGATACCTCTGCTGGAGGTCATCCCGGAGGATCCCAAGGTGAGGGAGGCGACGCTGGAGGGCGTTCCCGTCGTCGAGTACGCGCCTAACTCACCGGGTGCAAAGGCATTCATGGAGCTTGCTGAGACAATCGTGAGGATAGCCGGCCTCAAGGCAAGGGTGATGGGATGA
- the asnB gene encoding asparagine synthase (glutamine-hydrolyzing) — MCLVAGGIGSNLREKFILMINAGKHRGEDSFGVWTDAGVLKSDDFSRVGEIPEGRIGLIQCRLAMTGSKTFMQPFVNDFALVHNGEIYNHRELRAWLEGRGVSFESDVDSEVILRLIEYLLGSGLSIHDAVRKAMTMLEGDYAVAISDGKVIHLFRDPVGIRPLYYSPRGFFASEKKVLWAIGEEAIPVRPGELVTISGSGAAMRRVFSLDELKRSPLSGERAVNAVLKTLACSVRHRVGKKTGVLFSGGLDSSLVTLLASEYSDVVIYTAGAEGSPDLEWARMAADKLGLPLKEYVFDVEDVRDAVPKVVFAIEEPNPMNLAIGIPLYFATRLAREDGTKVLLSGQGADELFGGYAKYLERPELMELDLRELSERNLARDDKIAMLNSVEGRFPFLSLPVISAALNTPLEAKISGGVRKAVLRRAAIRAGLPEEIAMREKKAAQYGSHAQKLLEKVAKGEGLSLREYAEKAFREMFKRE, encoded by the coding sequence ATGTGCCTGGTGGCGGGTGGAATCGGTTCGAATCTCCGGGAAAAGTTCATCCTCATGATAAACGCCGGCAAGCACAGGGGAGAGGACAGCTTCGGCGTGTGGACTGACGCAGGGGTGCTGAAATCGGACGACTTCTCCAGGGTGGGGGAGATACCCGAAGGACGTATCGGGCTTATTCAGTGCAGGCTCGCCATGACCGGCTCAAAGACGTTCATGCAGCCCTTCGTCAACGACTTCGCCCTCGTCCACAACGGCGAGATATACAACCACCGCGAGCTGAGGGCATGGCTCGAGGGGCGCGGCGTTTCCTTTGAGAGCGATGTGGACAGCGAGGTGATTCTGAGGCTCATCGAGTATCTCCTCGGGAGCGGGCTGAGCATCCACGATGCCGTCAGGAAGGCTATGACGATGCTCGAAGGGGACTACGCCGTGGCAATCTCAGACGGAAAAGTGATCCACCTCTTCCGCGATCCCGTTGGCATCAGGCCGCTCTACTACTCCCCGAGGGGCTTTTTTGCGAGCGAGAAGAAGGTGCTCTGGGCCATTGGGGAGGAGGCAATCCCCGTGAGGCCTGGGGAACTCGTCACAATTTCGGGAAGCGGAGCGGCCATGAGGAGGGTTTTCTCACTGGACGAGCTGAAGAGAAGTCCTCTCTCAGGGGAGCGTGCAGTGAACGCGGTCCTCAAAACCCTGGCATGCTCTGTGAGGCACCGGGTGGGGAAGAAAACGGGTGTCCTCTTCTCCGGCGGGCTGGACAGCTCACTGGTGACACTGCTCGCGTCGGAGTACTCTGACGTCGTCATCTACACAGCCGGGGCCGAGGGAAGCCCCGACCTCGAGTGGGCGAGAATGGCGGCGGATAAGCTCGGACTCCCGCTGAAGGAGTACGTCTTCGACGTAGAAGACGTAAGGGATGCGGTTCCAAAGGTTGTCTTCGCGATAGAGGAGCCCAACCCCATGAACCTGGCCATCGGGATACCGCTCTACTTTGCCACGAGGCTGGCGCGCGAAGACGGAACGAAGGTTCTGCTGAGCGGACAGGGAGCGGACGAGCTTTTCGGCGGCTACGCGAAGTACCTGGAGAGGCCGGAACTGATGGAGCTTGACCTCAGGGAGCTCTCCGAGAGGAACCTCGCCAGGGACGATAAGATAGCCATGCTCAACTCAGTGGAGGGGCGCTTCCCGTTCCTGAGCCTGCCGGTGATATCGGCCGCACTTAACACACCTCTGGAGGCAAAGATATCTGGCGGCGTTAGAAAAGCAGTCCTAAGGAGGGCGGCCATCAGGGCAGGGTTGCCGGAGGAAATTGCCATGAGGGAGAAGAAGGCCGCGCAGTACGGCAGCCATGCACAGAAGCTCCTTGAGAAGGTCGCCAAGGGAGAAGGGCTCAGCCTTAGGGAATACGCCGAGAAAGCATTTAGGGAGATGTTTAAACGGGAATAA
- a CDS encoding glycosyltransferase family 4 protein — protein sequence MRILMVGHYPPHGGGVANHLDSLVGELRKRHEVHVLTYGPVEPRGFEREFVHQVRVPPVYGFRGTSFAFLGSREIVKLHRELDFDIVHAHFVGTTSFAGVLAKGKTGIPLVVTAHGSDLEHTAKLALGRFYVKKTLLEADAVITVSHWLAKKALSLGASSVRVIPNGVRALTPGKEGKREFVTFIGALREYKSPETFIELARRFPEREFLVVGDGPLRKTLEATAPENVHFLGYRNDIGNILSKSALLVLPSKREGFGLVILEANSLGVPAAGRRVSAIPELIREGKNGLTFGTFEELVEAVGLLLEPKRNRKTGLIAGRVAALYTWEEVAREVEGVYRSVLG from the coding sequence ATGAGGATTTTAATGGTCGGACACTACCCCCCGCACGGCGGAGGCGTTGCAAACCACCTGGACAGCCTTGTGGGAGAGCTCAGGAAACGCCACGAGGTTCACGTTCTGACCTACGGCCCCGTTGAGCCGAGGGGTTTTGAGAGAGAGTTCGTCCACCAGGTTCGCGTTCCACCTGTTTATGGGTTCAGGGGGACGAGCTTCGCTTTTCTGGGTTCGAGGGAGATAGTGAAGTTGCACAGGGAACTCGATTTTGACATTGTACACGCCCACTTCGTCGGGACGACGAGCTTTGCCGGAGTCCTGGCGAAGGGAAAGACAGGCATTCCGCTCGTCGTGACCGCCCACGGAAGCGACCTCGAGCACACCGCAAAGCTCGCCCTCGGGAGGTTCTACGTGAAGAAAACGCTGCTTGAAGCGGATGCGGTCATAACGGTGAGCCACTGGCTCGCGAAGAAGGCCCTTTCCCTGGGAGCGAGCTCGGTCAGGGTCATCCCCAACGGCGTTCGTGCCCTAACCCCTGGAAAGGAGGGCAAAAGGGAGTTTGTAACCTTCATTGGGGCGCTGAGGGAATACAAGAGCCCGGAGACCTTCATAGAGCTGGCCCGGCGCTTCCCGGAAAGGGAGTTTCTCGTTGTGGGAGACGGCCCCCTGAGGAAAACGCTCGAGGCAACCGCCCCGGAAAACGTCCACTTTCTAGGATACAGAAACGATATTGGGAACATACTCTCGAAAAGCGCTCTACTGGTTCTTCCATCGAAGAGAGAGGGCTTCGGGCTGGTGATCTTGGAGGCCAACTCCCTGGGCGTCCCGGCAGCTGGCAGGCGGGTCAGTGCGATTCCGGAGCTCATACGCGAGGGGAAGAACGGACTGACGTTTGGGACGTTTGAGGAGCTTGTTGAGGCCGTCGGGCTGCTCCTTGAACCCAAGAGGAACAGAAAAACCGGCCTAATCGCGGGCAGGGTGGCCGCTCTCTACACATGGGAGGAAGTTGCGAGGGAAGTCGAGGGGGTCTACCGCTCGGTTCTGGGATAG
- a CDS encoding endonuclease III domain-containing protein: MVTASKSLDLSAFTFEESWEEKKERAKKIVEILMKTYPREKLLIGDPYRTLVHCIISQRMRDEVTYRVWEELFKRYKDIETIAATPVEEMQGFLRKQGVGLWKTKGEWIVKASRIILEKYGGKVPDDINELMKLPGIGRKCANIVLAYGFGKQAIPVDTHVNRISKRLGLAPPRVVPEKVEEYLTELIPRDKWIYVNHAMVDHGRSICRPIRPKCGECPLKELCPYARGLVGDEDIK; the protein is encoded by the coding sequence ATGGTGACGGCGTCAAAATCATTAGACCTTAGCGCCTTCACCTTTGAGGAAAGCTGGGAGGAAAAGAAGGAAAGGGCCAAGAAAATCGTTGAAATCCTCATGAAAACTTATCCAAGGGAGAAGCTCCTCATAGGCGACCCTTATCGAACACTCGTCCACTGCATAATCTCCCAGCGCATGCGCGATGAGGTAACCTACCGCGTCTGGGAGGAGCTTTTCAAGCGTTATAAGGACATCGAGACGATAGCGGCGACGCCAGTAGAGGAGATGCAGGGGTTCTTGAGAAAGCAGGGCGTCGGCCTCTGGAAGACGAAGGGCGAGTGGATTGTTAAGGCATCCCGGATAATCCTGGAGAAGTACGGCGGGAAGGTTCCGGACGATATAAACGAACTGATGAAGCTGCCGGGCATCGGGAGGAAGTGCGCAAACATCGTCTTGGCCTACGGCTTTGGGAAGCAGGCTATTCCAGTTGATACGCACGTCAACAGGATAAGCAAGCGCCTCGGCCTGGCCCCGCCCAGGGTGGTACCGGAAAAGGTGGAGGAGTACCTAACGGAGCTTATTCCAAGGGACAAGTGGATATACGTGAACCACGCGATGGTTGACCATGGGAGGAGCATCTGCAGGCCCATAAGGCCCAAGTGCGGGGAATGTCCACTTAAGGAGCTCTGCCCCTACGCTAGGGGCCTTGTGGGGGACGAGGACATAAAATAA
- a CDS encoding Maf-like protein — MLVLASASPRRREILGRFIREFEVVPSEVDEHCSLDDPREYALELARRKARDVYSRVGGTVIGADTVVSINGQILGKPKDEGHAFRMLRLLSGRVHQVTTGYCIIHGGKEHCGAVVTDVKFRELDDEVIRAYVATGEPMDKAGAYGIQGKGGLFVEWIRGDYYNVVGFPLEIVWKLRELGFRVL; from the coding sequence ATGCTTGTGCTGGCATCCGCGAGTCCGAGGAGACGGGAGATACTGGGGAGGTTCATACGGGAGTTCGAGGTCGTTCCAAGCGAGGTCGATGAGCACTGTTCCCTTGACGATCCGAGGGAATACGCCCTGGAGCTCGCGCGGAGGAAGGCCAGGGACGTCTACAGCAGAGTGGGTGGGACGGTCATCGGCGCCGACACCGTCGTCAGCATAAACGGCCAGATCCTCGGCAAACCCAAGGATGAGGGGCACGCCTTCAGGATGCTCAGGCTCCTCAGCGGCAGGGTTCACCAGGTCACGACGGGATACTGCATAATCCATGGGGGGAAGGAGCACTGCGGGGCCGTGGTTACGGACGTTAAGTTCCGCGAGCTGGATGACGAGGTCATCAGAGCTTACGTGGCCACGGGTGAGCCGATGGACAAGGCCGGCGCCTACGGCATACAGGGGAAGGGCGGCCTCTTCGTGGAGTGGATAAGGGGCGACTACTACAACGTCGTCGGCTTCCCGCTGGAGATAGTGTGGAAGCTGAGGGAGCTTGGCTTCAGGGTTCTCTGA
- a CDS encoding DUF6849 domain-containing protein: MRLILKPLFDSELSAGFEEIVRTKLIGREVRTGEKIEITLLGEPLHFKVLLAEPSPMKVDKTTKIEFSFGDIDVVNVEFEKPVDDVIPTGRGFVVILGREIVVLSKDGQKLYSEEFKELKGIRVTEDSVVVIHGDGVKIIRP, encoded by the coding sequence ATGAGGCTGATTCTCAAGCCCCTCTTTGACTCCGAGCTTTCAGCCGGTTTCGAGGAGATCGTCAGGACGAAACTCATCGGAAGGGAAGTGAGGACAGGAGAAAAGATAGAGATCACCCTTCTCGGGGAGCCGCTCCACTTCAAGGTTCTCTTGGCGGAGCCGTCCCCGATGAAGGTTGATAAGACCACGAAAATAGAGTTCTCGTTCGGAGACATCGACGTCGTCAACGTTGAATTCGAGAAGCCTGTCGATGACGTGATTCCAACGGGCAGAGGCTTCGTTGTCATCCTCGGTAGGGAGATAGTCGTGCTATCCAAGGACGGGCAAAAGCTGTATAGTGAGGAGTTCAAGGAACTTAAAGGAATTAGGGTAACCGAAGATTCGGTGGTGGTGATACATGGTGACGGCGTCAAAATCATTAGACCTTAG
- a CDS encoding potassium channel family protein, which translates to MSEFDEIRNCLVEMKDLSALMIDLAFSSVMYNSEDIAEEVYLLEEKMDDLTLKVKKLALRAAKHEEDPESLLSIIDLADINERISDAAYGIADIILRDIEPHPIIRKIMEDTEEELGRVTVRAGSILIGKSLKQLKLPSKIGTRILAIKRGTRYIYNPGKDDVILEGDTLIAVSSDLDKLRKLAGEEEEE; encoded by the coding sequence ATGAGTGAATTCGATGAGATAAGGAACTGCTTAGTTGAGATGAAAGATCTCTCCGCCCTGATGATAGATCTGGCCTTTTCATCTGTCATGTACAACAGCGAGGATATAGCCGAAGAGGTCTACCTACTCGAGGAAAAGATGGACGACCTTACATTAAAGGTTAAAAAGCTCGCCCTCAGGGCGGCCAAGCACGAGGAAGACCCAGAGAGTCTCTTGAGTATAATCGACTTGGCCGATATAAACGAGCGCATCAGCGATGCCGCCTATGGAATAGCCGATATAATCCTCAGGGACATAGAGCCGCACCCCATTATCAGAAAGATAATGGAAGATACCGAGGAAGAGCTCGGAAGGGTAACGGTTAGAGCTGGCTCAATACTCATAGGTAAGAGCCTGAAACAGCTCAAGCTCCCGAGCAAGATTGGAACGAGGATACTGGCTATAAAGCGTGGGACACGCTACATTTACAACCCGGGCAAGGATGACGTGATCCTTGAGGGTGATACCCTAATAGCCGTCAGCTCTGACCTCGACAAGCTCAGGAAGCTCGCGGGAGAAGAGGAAGAGGAGTAG
- a CDS encoding sugar phosphate isomerase/epimerase family protein, whose translation MCKNFDEIGVTFDVGHLNTTTRNFDRFLELFGKRIVHIHLHDNSGNRDEHLPVGDGTVPWKEALPKLPPVTRALEVNDLKSARRSLEFLKSLH comes from the coding sequence TTGTGTAAGAATTTTGATGAGATTGGAGTCACTTTCGACGTCGGCCACCTCAACACGACGACGAGAAACTTCGACCGCTTTTTGGAGCTCTTTGGGAAGAGAATAGTCCACATCCACCTCCACGACAACTCTGGAAACAGGGATGAGCACCTCCCGGTCGGTGACGGAACCGTCCCCTGGAAAGAGGCTCTCCCAAAGCTGCCCCCTGTGACGAGGGCCCTGGAAGTGAACGACCTTAAATCTGCCAGGAGAAGTCTCGAATTTTTGAAAAGCCTACATTGA
- a CDS encoding ATP/GTP-binding protein, which yields MILVFVGTAGSGKTTMSGAFGRYLEENSHSVGYVNLDTGVKNLPYPPDVDVREDITAWELMEEGYGPNGAIVESYDRLLAKLGDYASRIARLNEERDYVIIDTPGQMETFLFHEFGVRLMENLPEPLTVYLFGPEILRKPADFCFARFFSLMIDLRLGTTTVPALSKVDTVESIEDYRKFLDDIEYLTARLKLDPSTQGLLAYRMCSTLPELASPTRLLYLSAKTGEGFDELETLAYEHYCTCGDLT from the coding sequence ATGATCCTGGTCTTCGTGGGGACCGCGGGAAGCGGAAAGACCACGATGAGCGGGGCTTTCGGGAGGTACTTAGAGGAAAACAGCCACTCCGTCGGCTACGTCAACCTGGACACCGGGGTGAAGAATCTACCCTACCCCCCGGACGTTGATGTAAGGGAAGATATAACCGCGTGGGAGCTGATGGAGGAAGGCTACGGGCCCAACGGGGCAATAGTCGAGAGCTACGACAGGCTCCTGGCAAAGCTGGGGGACTACGCTTCCAGGATAGCCCGCCTCAATGAGGAGAGGGACTACGTGATAATCGACACACCTGGCCAGATGGAGACCTTTCTCTTCCACGAATTCGGCGTCAGGCTGATGGAGAACCTCCCCGAGCCGCTGACGGTCTACCTCTTTGGTCCTGAGATACTGAGGAAGCCAGCCGACTTCTGCTTTGCCAGGTTCTTCAGCCTGATGATAGACCTCCGCCTGGGCACCACGACCGTTCCAGCCCTCAGCAAGGTGGACACCGTGGAAAGCATAGAGGACTACAGGAAGTTCCTAGACGACATCGAGTACCTAACCGCGAGGCTGAAGCTTGACCCGTCAACGCAGGGTCTCCTCGCCTACAGGATGTGCTCCACACTTCCCGAGCTGGCCTCGCCGACGAGGCTGCTCTATCTGTCTGCAAAAACGGGGGAAGGCTTCGACGAGCTGGAAACCTTGGCCTATGAGCACTACTGCACCTGCGGCGACCTGACGTAG